The segment GTGAATTTAATGATATATGTACTGGTGAATGTCCTTTAATTTTGAAGCATAATTATGATATTTGTGATTTTATCATTAACGAAGAAGAGAAATATTATGACAGTTTAAAAGAGAAAACGTTTAAGGTATGTAATGATGTTTTATATGGAGTTTACGATGAAAATTTAATAGCATTTAATATTAAAAAAGGTATTAAGAAGAAAATGAATAGATGGAAGAAGTGTATATTTAGTAATATTGCACAAAATGATAATCTATCTATTAAAGAAATATATAATAGTTGCAATATAAATATAAAACCTACTGAAATACAATTCAGTAGATTTATACTTGATTTAAATGCAGAAAGTTATATACAAGAAATTATATAATTTTATAAAAAGTTTTTATTAATGATTAAAAGTTTAGCTTTTTAAAAGCTTAACTTTTAATAAATAATTTTTTACAGAAGGGGGAAATTTAAATGTATAAAAAACCTGAATTAAGAAAAGCAGTTGTATGTTCTGCACCAGGTGCACCAGGTGCAGCTGGTAGAAGTGGAATGGGTAATTGCAAAGTAACATATATAGAAAAATAAGTTAATAGAAAGAAATATAGGGAGATAACTATGGATAATAAATTTACTATGAAAAGTTTTTTTAAGATTTTGAAACTATGTAAAGAATTTTGGAAAAAATATATTTTGATTTCAATATGTTTAGTTATTACAAGTTTTTTATCTACATATCCTATCAAATATATAGAAAAAATTATAAATACCTGTACAAGCGTTGGAAATAACAAGATGGATTTATTCATAAAGTTTGGAGTGATATATCTTATTCTTCAGATTTTGAATGTTTTATTTAGAGCTATATTTGAATATTTAAGTGCTGATTTAGAATCTAGTATAGGGCATAAAATTAGGGTTATGTTGTTTTCTAGGCTTGAAAAAGTTCCGTTTAAATTTTACGAAAAAAACAATACTAGTGATTTGATTATGAGATTAGTACAGGACAGTAATATAACCGTAGATGGTATACTGCAGCCAATAACTTTTATTATAAATAATATTCTTACATTTATCTTAGGATTTATTTATATGTTTTCCATTGATAAAACTCTTACTTTAATTATGATTCCTATGGGACTTATAATCTCATTATTAACTCTAAAAACAGGTACTAAATTATGTACTTTATCAGAAAATGAGAGACAAGCTACTTCAGTTTTATGGAATAAATTTATTGAATGTATTAATGGAATAAAAGAGATCAAAACAAATTGCCAAGAAAAAAGGATATTAGATATTATAACAAAACAAAGTAATAATACAAAAACAAACATTATGAATCTTAAAAAGTACACTATAAAAACTAGTAATATAAATAGTGCGTTTTTCATGACAATTATTGCTATAATAATGATTTTAGGTGGATACAAAGTAACAATTGGAAAACTTTCTATAGGTGGTCTTTCTGCTATTATGATGTATAACGGACTTTTGGTTGATCCTATGATAAATTTCTTTGATTTGTATCAAAGAATGCAAAGAGTATTTGTTAGTTGTGATAAGATTTTTTCAATATTAGAGTGTAAAGAAGAAGAAAACAATTATAAGTATTCAAATGTAGAATTTGAAAATAAAATAGAAGTGAAAAATTTAAGTTTTAAATATGATTTGAGTTCAGATAGTAAATATAATTTGAATAATGTTTCTTTAAAAATTAAAAAAGGAGATAAAATTGCATTAGTTGGATATAGCGGCTCCGGTAAAAGTACTTTATGTAAGTTATTGATGAAGTTTTATGATAAGTTTGAAGGTATGATAACTATTGATAATATTGATTTAAAGGAAATGGATATAAATAATATAAGAAGTTTATTTGGAATAGTATTTCAAGATACTTTTCTATTCTCAGGAACGCTGAAAGAAAATCTAATATTTGGAAAACCAAATGCTTCTGATAAAGAGATTAAAAGGGCTTTAGAAATTTCAGGAGTGGATTTATTTTCAAAAAGTTTACCTGATGGATTAGAAACTCTAGTTGGGGAAAATGGATTTAATTTATCTGGAGGAGAAAAACAAAGAATATCTATATGCAGAACGATTTTACGGAATCCAGATATAATCATATTAGATGAAAGTACATCTGCTTTAGATGCCATAACAACTTCTACAGTAACCAAAAATCTAATAAATTTTTTCAAAGATAAAACGATTATTTTTACTGCTCATAAATTAACGAATATATCTAATATTTGTAATAAGATATATGTTTTTGATAAAGGCTTTTTAGTGGAGCAAGGGCAGCATAAAGAATTAATAGGTAAAGATTCATTATATAAACACTTATATAATGCACAGTTTATAAAGTAAATAAATATTAATTAACAAAGGGGATGTAAAATAATGAAAATGGTTGTTTGGGATATTACTGATAAATGCAATCTAAGATGTAAACATTGTTATAATGCTGATATGTATTTTAA is part of the Haloimpatiens sp. FM7315 genome and harbors:
- a CDS encoding ABC transporter ATP-binding protein, whose protein sequence is MDNKFTMKSFFKILKLCKEFWKKYILISICLVITSFLSTYPIKYIEKIINTCTSVGNNKMDLFIKFGVIYLILQILNVLFRAIFEYLSADLESSIGHKIRVMLFSRLEKVPFKFYEKNNTSDLIMRLVQDSNITVDGILQPITFIINNILTFILGFIYMFSIDKTLTLIMIPMGLIISLLTLKTGTKLCTLSENERQATSVLWNKFIECINGIKEIKTNCQEKRILDIITKQSNNTKTNIMNLKKYTIKTSNINSAFFMTIIAIIMILGGYKVTIGKLSIGGLSAIMMYNGLLVDPMINFFDLYQRMQRVFVSCDKIFSILECKEEENNYKYSNVEFENKIEVKNLSFKYDLSSDSKYNLNNVSLKIKKGDKIALVGYSGSGKSTLCKLLMKFYDKFEGMITIDNIDLKEMDINNIRSLFGIVFQDTFLFSGTLKENLIFGKPNASDKEIKRALEISGVDLFSKSLPDGLETLVGENGFNLSGGEKQRISICRTILRNPDIIILDESTSALDAITTSTVTKNLINFFKDKTIIFTAHKLTNISNICNKIYVFDKGFLVEQGQHKELIGKDSLYKHLYNAQFIK